CTCTGGAACGCTTCGTCGTCGAAAACGACGATCTGCTCGCGCTCGAAGCGCGAATCGGCAGATTCAACATCTTCGACGCTCTCGGCATCAAGGACGCCGAGATTCGTCACTCCAACTTTCTCGCCTTTATCCTCGATCCAGCCGAGTCACACGGACAGGGGCAGCTATTCTTGAATGCGCTCCTCATGGATCTCCTCAAGGCGGCCCCGTCCGAGTTGCGTCCATTGTCGCCGATCGAGTTAGATGGAACCGAACTGCGCGGCGTTGAGGTGCGACGGGAATGGGAACACATTGACCTGCTCATTACCTGCGAAGATCCGTTGTTCGCCGTCGTAGTCGAGAACAAAGTTGAATCACATGAACATTCGAATCAATTGAGCCGCTATCATGCCACGATGAGCGAGCACTTCGTCGGTGTTAAAAGCCTCTACGTCTATTTGACCGCAACCGCCGATTCGCCTTCCGAAGAAGACTGGGTGCCCTATAGTTACGCGGACATCCACCGGGTTTTTGAGCGAGTGCGAGCGACGTACAAAAACGCAATTGGCGACGACGTACGTGTTTTTCTCGACCACTATCTGGGCCTGATTGGGAATCGCTTTATGGACAATGTGGAAATCGATAGTCTTTGTCGAAAAATCTATAAGAATCACCGCCAAGCGCTGAAGCTGATCTTTGAACGGGTCGGCAGTCCGGCGTCGGCAGTGATTGCCGAAGCAGAGACCGTGTTGCGAGAAGACGGGCGGTGGACTGTGTTTTACCGTCAAAGCAACCTGATCGACTTCGTGCCGACAACATGGCTCGAATGGCTCCCGCCACTCGGCCTCGATTTCAAGAGCGACCCGCGATCGTGGTTCGTTTTTCGAATTGAGTTGTATGAGGGAAAGCTCGACTACTACGTGCTCGTGGGCCGGATGAGCGATACGGCCAAGCGGAAAGAAGT
This DNA window, taken from Pirellulales bacterium, encodes the following:
- a CDS encoding PD-(D/E)XK nuclease family protein, with product LERFVVENDDLLALEARIGRFNIFDALGIKDAEIRHSNFLAFILDPAESHGQGQLFLNALLMDLLKAAPSELRPLSPIELDGTELRGVEVRREWEHIDLLITCEDPLFAVVVENKVESHEHSNQLSRYHATMSEHFVGVKSLYVYLTATADSPSEEDWVPYSYADIHRVFERVRATYKNAIGDDVRVFLDHYLGLIGNRFMDNVEIDSLCRKIYKNHRQALKLIFERVGSPASAVIAEAETVLREDGRWTVFYRQSNLIDFVPTTWLEWLPPLGLDFKSDPRSWFVFRIELYEGKLDYYVLVGRMSDTAKRKEVVELLIAEGSKFGFKHSGQKVKNNYTRVSGRERILRWNEGCEPASDAIRAGVKNTLDGAYPKLNGIPALLRPLFGA